The following proteins are encoded in a genomic region of Myxococcus virescens:
- a CDS encoding branched-chain amino acid transaminase, giving the protein MSSTSSSGVRAEQIWLDGRLMKWDEGHVHLMTHALHYGLGVFEGIRAYKTHDGRLAVFRLREHVRRLLDSAHIIMLKIPYTEDELFDACVNLLRAQKDLFANGAYLRPVAFMGDGAMGLGAVNPTRTAVTAWDWGAYLGDKGIKEGIRAKVSSYTRMHVNVNMVRGKITGQYVNSILAKREAVLAGYDEAILLDISGFVAEASGENIFQVNKKGIIKTPPLSGPILDGITRDTVLHILRDSGRTVEEVTFTRDALYITNEIFLCGTAAEITPVREVDNRQVGDGKPGPITRYVQDMYFRIVRGQEPRYADWLTYI; this is encoded by the coding sequence ATGAGCTCGACCTCGAGTAGTGGAGTGCGCGCCGAGCAAATCTGGCTCGACGGCCGACTGATGAAATGGGACGAGGGCCACGTGCATCTGATGACGCACGCGCTTCACTATGGCCTGGGTGTCTTCGAGGGCATCCGCGCATACAAGACGCACGACGGACGGCTGGCCGTCTTCCGGCTGCGTGAGCACGTCCGCCGGCTGCTCGACTCGGCGCACATCATCATGCTGAAGATTCCGTACACCGAGGACGAGCTCTTCGACGCGTGCGTGAATCTGCTCCGCGCGCAGAAGGACCTGTTCGCCAACGGCGCGTACTTGCGGCCGGTGGCCTTCATGGGCGACGGCGCCATGGGCCTGGGCGCGGTGAACCCCACCCGCACGGCCGTGACGGCCTGGGACTGGGGCGCGTACCTGGGCGACAAGGGCATCAAGGAAGGCATCCGCGCCAAGGTCAGCTCGTACACGCGCATGCACGTCAACGTGAACATGGTGCGCGGGAAGATTACCGGCCAGTACGTCAACTCCATCCTCGCCAAGCGCGAGGCGGTGCTGGCGGGCTACGACGAGGCCATCCTCCTGGACATCAGCGGCTTCGTGGCCGAGGCCTCCGGAGAGAACATCTTCCAGGTGAACAAGAAGGGCATCATCAAGACGCCCCCGCTGTCCGGCCCCATCCTGGACGGCATCACCCGCGACACGGTGCTGCACATCCTGCGCGACAGCGGCCGCACGGTGGAGGAGGTCACCTTCACCCGCGACGCGCTCTACATCACCAACGAGATCTTCCTCTGCGGCACGGCGGCGGAGATCACCCCCGTGCGCGAGGTGGACAACCGCCAGGTGGGCGACGGCAAGCCCGGCCCCATCACCCGGTACGTGCAGGACATGTACTTCCGCATCGTGCGTGGCCAGGAGCCGCGCTACGCGGACTGGCTCACGTACATCTGA